GCGTGGATCGAAAGCAATATCAAGACTCTAATATACAGTCTAAAACTCAAACATGTTCACGGTTTACAATTCACATTGCAAAATGAAACAAGTGCATCAAAGGAAAGAATTTTCAGTAAttaagatttgaatttgaatacgAGAGTCCTATAGCAACAATGACTTGCAAACAACATTTACATGAGGAAACGTGAGTAGCCTATGAATTCGAGTCATATATTAGCAACTATGTACTGCAAAACAgcaattagaaaatgaaacaTAAGCATCCTATGATCCTATAACAACCATGTGCTGCAATTACACTCCAGGAAGATGAACAACAACATGAGAAGCATACCCTATAAAAACAGCAGTAAAATTCAACACCAATCTTCGATGTAGACGATTAGGGGCAATGGTGGAGGGAGCAGGGCTAAATCCTCATGAGCAGACTATAGCCTTGACATCCTTTTCTGCCATTGATAAGTGAAATTGGACGATAGCCTCTTTGTTTTTTAGGAAGATCATGTAGACTCCATTGTTGCTCCCAAAGAACACGAGTGGAGTAAAGGAAGCAATTTTAGCCTTGAAGACTGTATAGGGGGTCCATTCCCAACTCAAAGGTTCTTTTTGCACAAGAAGCATCACAACAAACTTGTATTTAACACGGTTCTAATTGTCACAAATTGCAAACTTCTTTTGGAAATCAAGCCCAATTCTTATGATTTGGGGATTTAACTCACTGGGTATAAGTAGCAGCCAATGAAAGATAGAAACTTCAATGTCTTGGCTAATTATATTGTCATTGGTAAAAGAGGAAGTCTTCCAATACATTCGACCATCATCAATAAAGATTCTGTGACCCGAAGTAATGAATGACAAATTACAGGGGTGAGATCTTGTCCAAGATCCACCCTCATCATAGGACACAACTTGAATTGGCTGTGTTGTCCTTCAGATGGGTCCCATCCTCTTTCACCTTCAAAATGAAAGATGCACACTATGGATTCTCGGCATAGACATACACCATTTGGTGAAAAGTCATGCCCTTTTCTTCTTACACTGAATGACATGTTGTTTTGGTTCATCTTCCTCCTCTGGGATATAGTTGAAAATGAGTCTTGTTGTGTTTTTGGCTCACCATTTTGATGTAGGGAAGCGAATGAAgcaagcaacaacaacaaaaagatgaGCAAAGGTCGGTTTGCACAAGGACTCCTAGTGGCTGCAaggtttttaatatattttaaatgggTTTTCATATTTCTAGCAACTCTAGGACGTAGCTCATATTGAGTGAACCTCATCAACAATTTCTTGTGTTGTTGTGTGTTTGTTTACTTTTGTCTTTCTCAATCGCGTCTATATTGTTTCGCACTTGTTCTTACTTTTGTCCTAACACCTAAGTAGGTGGTTCTacaaaatgcaagaaaataaaacacatcTAAATCAAAATTATTGCCTAAAATTCTACTTATAGGCAAATATATTCAAGTATGACCTGAAATATGGATCCAACCATAAACCACACAATGTCAAGCTCTTTACACTCCCTCATGTAAAGGAATTAGAGCATAAATGATCCAAATTACTATTTGCTCTAATTACTTTACTAATGtgatatatattaataagGTTAAGAGCATCCGCAATGGACTCCTTAAACCACTtccttaaattaaatttagggAGAAAGTGAGAAAACTCACCTCCAACCATGCGCCCTATCTAGCTCGTACAATAGAGAGGAATGGACTCCTAGTGtctccttataatttaatgaatattttaaatctgtaattaatatttccacatatatattattattattattattattattactactATTATAGAGATGGACCATTTatgttgaattaaaaaataattatagtattTATGACTCCTTAAATTAGAAAGTataattgaagttgaaattttatagagaacTCCTAAAATAGTTTTGGTGTATTTTAagttaaattttaactaaaaaatagacaTGATTACAAATGTTACATGTCATCAATATTATTGATACTATCAATATTTTGACTTTATAATTGTCAATATGTAATTGATACATCGTTCATACTCATATCAaaactcttaattaattacattacAAGAGAACTAGTGTTTGAAATATCTTAacttatattaatatttgtaTGATAAATtgctttttttggtcaaggtCAAGGATGTGAACTTCAATCACGGCTATATTcactgaatttatttatttattttttgttgtcaaaattaaaaaggggtGGAGAAAAACTCATACACACAATATTATGAGGGTTTGAATTCAAGACCACTTAAGAGCACATCAAAAGAATGAACCAATCCACCTAAAACCGCATTGGTATCTACTACATTTGTTCACCTAATATTATTGAAAGATTTATCGTTTttgttcaaaaaaataaattcgcACATAAGTTTTTTATCGGGCAAAGTCTAAAACTAATTttctgacaaaaaaaaaaagaaaaactaatttGGAGCGTTACTCGGCTCCCGCGCTGCGGTGTGTGCTGCAATCACCCATTACTGAGGTAATGTCCTATTAGGACTTGCCATGTCAACAACAAGGGTCCCACAATAGACACCACCGTGAAATATTTGGACTTTCCAACTTTTCTATTCTACTAGGGCTTTAAATAGTGGGTTTCACTTcttcagacccaaaaaataaaagagaaataaagaaaggaaGACGCTTTTCACTTCTCAGCAGGGTTTAAGAACAGAGAAGCAGCAATCGGTTTCTTCTAGGGTTTTATGAAAATTCTCTAAGCGAGCTCTTACTGTTTTCTCTGCCAAACACAAATGGCGTTCTGGGGTGAGTTAACCTTCTTTTTtccgaaaaacaaaaatgaaaatgaaagaaatgagCCTCTTGATTTCTGAAACTatgtcaaagaaaaacatggaaGTACAAAAGAATGAATCTTGTGAACTATGATGAATTGGTTGAAGGCTATTTGGTTCTTTCAGGTCTCAAGAAATTGaagtttataattattttttcccaattttaaatttttagtaATCTTTTGGTTTTCCAATCTTATGTGTGGTTTTGATTGTTGCATTGGGTTCTCTTCAATAATATTCCACATAGCAATAGACTTTCTTCAATAATGTTCCACATAACAATAGACTTTCTTCAATAATGTTCCACTGGGTTTTCAGTCTTATGTGTGGTTATTGATTGTTGCAGGAACTGAAGTGAAACCCGGAAAGCCTTTCACTCATATCTTTGATGGCTTGAAAGGACGGCTTCACATTTCAGTGGTAATGCATTTAATAGAATGAGttcttggttttctttgtttttaaaattctttcaACTTTTTATGCTGGGAATTTACCAAAGATGGGTTTTGTGATGATGCCTATGGTTCATTTTctaggaatttttttaatagaaaccCTGCCTTTTTGTGGGTTAGGTTAACTTTGTACTAGAATTTAGTTCCAATTGTATGTATGTGGTGTGAAAGTTGAAtaggttttgattttgaggtATCCTGAACTTGGTTTTAATTGTTTGGGTCAATAATATAGATAATAATGTATGTACATATTACTATACACAGGCAACATTGGGGACTGGgacagcaaccaaaaaaagcATACTTCAGTGTAATGTAGGAAACAAGAGTCCAGTTTACCTGTGCTCATTGTTTCCTGAGAAGGCTGAATCATTGCAAATAAATGTGGAATTTGAGGAGTCTGAAGAAGTCATCTTCTCGGTAATTGGTCCTCGGAGTGTTCACCTCTCTGGCTACTATCTTGGTGGTCATCGGCATCGCAATTTAGATGATAATTCGTATCCTTTTGTTGAGTTGGGTTACTGTTTagacctttctttttttatctaCTTAATATTTTGGTCAAAAGTTCTATGTTTTTACTGCAGTACTACCTAATTAGTTACTGAgacaggaaaagaaaataattataggatttgttgcctttttttttggtttccaaCAAATGGGGACCCAAGTGaccaggtttttttttttcgttgatgaggtttttttttcctcctagTTTTCGCAGCAAAACTAGATGGTTTTGTGttatgaactttttttgttgttgcaagTTATGGGCATTTTTCATTGTCTGGTTCATATGagattctctttcttttccctttacTATGATGCCAAGAGAATCCTATGGGGAAGATATTGCTGACTCAGAAACACAGAGATCCATTAACAGTGAAGAAGATAAGTATGATGATAGTTTTATTGATGACGATGACCCAGAAGTTTACCCATCTTCTCCTGTTTCTGATAGTGGAGGTATGCGTTACCAAAATATTTGCTTTGAATTTTCCCGCTACAAATTGTAGCATGCATGAGTTTTAAAGTGTGGTCAGTGGCAGTAGCTCTACGGCATTATTTTGGTGTTTGTTGTAGACAACATACTCATGTTCATCTACATTGAGTTTAGAGGAATATTTCACCATTTTTGGTCTCTGCGTCACATGTGCTCAGCTTACTGGCTTGCATctttagtttttctctttttttaagtCAATGTCCTCATAAAGATGCATCATTGATGAATTTTTGCAATATTATTCTGAGATATTTGCTCTATCTGTATTTGTAGATTCTGGTTCTGGTTATCCAGAGGAGGTTTCGAATAAGAAGAAACCTCAGAATGGGAAGGGCGGCCGCAGACGACTTAGAAAGATGTACCAACTGAGTGAGTCAGAAATGGAAAGTGAAGATGAAGACAGATGTCCGATTGCCTCTTTGAAGACAAAATCCGCTTCAAAGAGCACAACAGAGGAAGTGGAAGAAAAAGTTGAGAAGAGAACCGTTGATACCAGCAGCAAGAAGACAGAGGATGGTGTCTTTAATGCTACTGAATCAATCAAAGATGGTGATGATGTGGATGTAGGTGGTCAGTCGAAAAGGTATTTGTCTTGCTTAACAAGATAACCATGGCGACTTCACTTGTTTAAGAGAGTGACCCCTCTATCACAAACTAAGTGCCTCTATCACAACCTAAGTTTGTGAACtcatatttattaaattagaTAAGTTTATTAGCTCTTATATCTTGTTAGTGTTTATTGTTATGCAAATTGAACACAAGaagaaatattgaaaaaaacacATCAACTACCAATATCCTGAGATTTTCTGTATTACAGCATGATAAATGAAGcttaaaaaaccaaattatatTGCAATTTACCTTTAATGCTGGCATTGATATCTTCTAAATCATATGCTAGCTCGGGTAGTAGCTTGTCTGACATCTAGATTGCCGAATTGAGTTATTGATCCTTGTTCGTCATCTTGATTGCCAAATTAAAATGCAGGCAATTTGACCTTCCAGTAGATCCAGTGTCACCTTCTTCTGAAGTAGGCCCTGAAAATGGTGGAAcaccaaagagaaaaaggaaagaacgGCCAAAGGAGGAGAAATCACTTGAAGCTGGTCTACTTGAAAAAGAGGATGAAGCCCAGAAAGATGAGGCAAGAGCTGACAATAGGACCCAGAATTTGTGTGTGGAAGATGGACAAGAGCTGAAGGTGTCCAACAATAGGTGAGTCCTTTTTGCTTCCTTTGCCTCGAATATATACATTCTCGCGTCCTGATACTTTGTAGTGTGCATACTATGTATTGCAGTTGGGGAATTTACTGACATTGATGTTTGTTGGTCttgattttctttatattattgATATGCCCAAGCAGCGAAGCTAAAGTGCCAGATAATTTCTCGAAGCCTTTAACAGAGGTCGTCCCCGAAAATGGTGaaagaccaaaaaagaaaaggaggaagagggtGGAGGAGAAAACATGTGAGGTTGTCAGCACTAACCCTGATAATGTTGTCAAAGAGGATAAAGGCCAGCAGGATGAGTCAAAGGGTGACATGTGCCAAGATCTGCCAGTGAGAAGTGAACAAAATCAGAAGTCGGCCAAGGATGGGTGAGTAGTACTGTTATgttgttttttgcttttgatatTAAAGTATGCCAAGATATGGAACTTTTGCCCCAGGTGTATCTCAATCTCACAAGATATTTTCTTCTCGTCCCTTTTACCTTGATCTTGGAAATAGCATGACAGGACAAGACCAAAGAAATGGATTGTGTAATTATAATATGCACATCCATATCAGGCCTTTTGCATATGCACACGTGCAGTCAGGAATGCATTTGCGCTCCTGAGTGTAGACACATTTTTCATCTGTCGAAAGAATGCAATTTCTATTGATCAAATATGTATTGTCCATTATTATCTCCTGTGTGGGAAAGCATGGGCAAGTTAAACATCTCCCTACGGCACTCAATTCCAATATCTACGTGATTTTCAGGCCATATATCTGTTTGTGTGTGATTTTACAATAGTTATCCCATGATTAAGTATAAAATTGTCTGTCCATTTTCCCAGGAGTTCTGGCCATTATTCAGATAGATTTGTTGATGGTCAATCTGATGAGAAGAaagttaaaaagaagaaaaaaagtaaaaccCAAGCACATGGGGAAGCTGTGAACACAGATGTACCTCCCTTGGTGGCAGAAGGGAATGCTGATGCCAAGCCATCTCAAATTAGGACCTTCCCAAGTGGATTGAGTATTGAGGAGTTAGAAGCGGGAAAACCAGACGGGAAAATTGCCACTTCAGGGAAAAAGGCACGTCTATTTGAATCCATAGTTGATCTATTTCATACTGATTctgattttaaatttgtttgtttgtatctAACCTTCCAATGCATAATGGTAGCTTAGAATAATATTCTTTACTCTGAACATTTCTTCAAGAGCAAAATTAAAGTGAAGGATTAACGGAATGTTGATTGTAGTAGCTCTGTTTGGTTTCAGATCAGCGTTCACTATGTTGGCAAGTTGAAAGAGAATGGAAGAGTAATTGACTCAACTGTTGGCAGTGCTCCTTCCAAGTTTCGCTTAGGTAATTACTGATGAGATAAAGTCATActttttaccaaaaaattGTTCTGCTTTGTATTTACAACTGTTGCTTCTTGCAGGTCAGGGAAAAGTTATAGACGGCTGGGATGTTGGTCTTGATGGTAATTATGTAActtgatttgtattttgtaacTTGGTCTTTTGTTGAATAATTATAATTGCTTTTTATTTCGTTATTTCAAAACTCTTGTGATGCATGCATGATTCTCAGGTATGCGAGTTGGCGAAAAAAGAAGACTTGTTATCCCACCACCAATGGGGTATGTCTTTAGAACGTCAGCTAACTGATTTCCTTTTGtacatttctttctttacaAACTCACTACTTGCTCTACATGCTGGCAGCTTTGGGAGCAATGGAGACGGTAAAGGCGTGCCACCAAACGCATGGCTGGTATACGATGTTGAATTACTGAAAGTTCGTTGAGTGATCGATTCTACTGCCTCCGATACcggcttttgtttttttctttgtgcaaATTTTGTAACTTTTCTCCCCCTCATCAAATGCAAAAGAATGGCGGGAGTAGCAAAGTAGCTCAGTATAGTTTTCAAATGCCAACTTGTGGGAACAGCCTCAAGGCTTTGTGATTGGAAGCTGGCTTTTGTGACCTTaaatcattttgttttgttctctcCCTTTGGGTTCTTAATCTTCACTGAACCACATACCCAAATGTAAAAGGTTTTTGGATCAATACACTGCCAGAGAGATTACAACCGAAACATTCTATGTTGTTGAGCAGCAGGCTGTGGAATGGAACCAGCCATTTAACGAGAGTGTGATTTTGCTTACCTGCCTAATCATGGTGTATCATTATCATTTCATTAATTAGGCAATCGGCCCAATATCAGATCATATattagaaggaaaataaaaagtgaaattTCTATATGCAATGTTCGTAATTAGTAATAAGCTAACTAAATTTTTTGGGTgtcggtaaaaaaaaaaaaaaaaattggttcgaaagtaataattaattttgtattaaaattttcatactAGTGCAAGGGAttggttttcttgttttgaagctgtcaaatttcttttaaccctatttaatcttttcttttttgtctgaAACCCTATTTAATCATTTCCACAATTCACCAATCAATTTTCGTCTCATATTTGTCTGCCATAGTTTACTCCAGTGTTGTGTTCTTCCATATATAAGTGAAGCTTGGAGGAGAACAGAATGTTAGTTGTCTCAAATGTTTCACAttggaaataaaaaaggatGAAAAAACGGTGCAGTTTTACTCTACCTTCCCTCCTCACCCTAAAACCCTAAGAAAAACCTAGATGATGGAAAACCCGCTTATCTTGAATTCATCGATACAAAAACTATaaatccaaaaccaaaaattaccGCTACGAGAAGGACATAGGGAGCAAAGAAATAGAGACCACCAAAGACGGTTACAAGCGCAAGAATGATAATCATCTCAGGTCCTACTGCATTGCCATTAGAAGTGCTGAAAACTTGGTCCTGAAGATGTGAAGCTCCATTGCTTGTGCTTGGATCTGTTGACTTTGTGTTGACTTCAATCTTATCATCTTCCCAACCAGAAGAGTTTTGATCATTTGCCATGGATGTCTTGGGATCTTGGATCACTTGCTCTATGTGAGGGTTTTCGTTGTTGCATGCATCTTCTGCATGtggataattaaataattacttgatgaacataaataatattttgcaCACTTGATCCAAAATCAAAGACTAACATTTAACTAAAAGACAATAAAGAAAAGACTCAGAATAAACAAGTTACCGAGAGTATTATCAGAAGAAGTAATTAAGTTCTTATTTTCGAAAGAATCTTCGGCTATGGAGGAGTAGTGACAAAGATCCATTGCcatcaagaagaaaaagatgactGCAACTTTTGTGAAAGCCATGGATGACCTTAACACTCAAAACACACTACTtggaagggaagggaaggacagagagaaagaagggGGTAACACTCTTATATAGGTGCACCATTGATTCTCTAGGGTTCTCTCCATGACcaacaaggaaagaaagaactcATCATACTTTCCTGAAAATTCTAGGGTTGAAAACTTGAttactttctgtttttctttatttgtgaaggagaagaaaacaaaaaagaggaaagcTTGATTTACCAGTTATGACTTCATGGGTTTATTGACTTGGAATGTATAAAAATCTTTAATTGCATAAACTGTGTGTATTTGGCACCCAGATTTAAATTTTGTCAAATCAATAGtcaaccctaaaccataaactCTAAACCcgaaattttcaattaaaattaagaacACCAATTTTCATGTAATTTTATCAAACTGTAATCTAAGCCTTCCATCAATATGTTTtaggaggaaaagaaaaattaaggttAATTTCTCCTAGTGCATTAAGCAAACCAAAGATACAGTGAAACTTAATTAGAGTGAGCCAAACCGTGCTTAACAAAACATAACATGTTCATGTTTCCACATTTCGTACTTCCAAGATATTTACAGATCAAACCCCACATCTTGAAACAAAATTTGGGTTCTCTACATTGATGTAACTCTCGCCAAATAGCCACAAGACACCAATTAAAGCACTCAAGCACTCATTCCATCTTTGGCTCTGATTTGACCAGAAAATTCTTAGCTTCATCATCCGTAACTTCACTGCATTGGGAACAtatagggaaaaaaataaaataaatgactGCTGTAAGAAATGAGAAAGATACGATTGACTTGAAAACAAGCCCGGAAAGAGCATAAGGGTGCGAAACCTGTCTATAGCTTCTGTCTTTGAAATCAAGGTGAGCTCTTTGGATGCAAGAAATTCACAGAAACTGCTGAGGGCTTTCTCCTGGCAGAATATACATAGAGTGCGCAGAAAATCGTTGAACTGTTTCGGTTCCTGCAGAGGACAAACTTTCTGAGGTTAATATGCAATTGTCAGGTAAGCCACAGCTGTCAAAGTACACCAGTAAAAGTAAACTAAAATGACACTTAAGTATGAATTTAAAACAACTTAAGTTTAAATTGTGAAGTGTCAGAAGGAGCCACTCCTCATTACAAGCTGAGGTGGGTAAATCACAAATTGATACGTCTTCatttaccttttctttttttcaaaataagtcATTCTCCTTCTAAGTAGATATGCGTCAAATTGTGATTTATCCACCTCATTTTGTAAGATTAACTTACTCATTACTCACAAGGAGCCaagcaaattttcttttatgggGAGAGGAAAGGTccttttttcacaaaatttaagaagaagaaaaaaaaggaaaaatgaataagtaaataaaataatagaggATAATCATGGAAGCACAAAAAAGACTTGCTCCAGTTTCGCATTTATTTAacattgaagagagagagagagagagagggagggacaTACTTGCTCTAGGATGCAACCCTTGCGGAGGGCAATTAAGCATTCCAGTGCCTTGGGATAATTATCCCCTTCATAAGAGTCCTCTACTAAGTcgtgtattttgtttttcatatcCTTAATTGCTTTGCCAACCCACTGTGGGCTATCTCTACGATTGATCATAGCTTCAAAATCCTGGACAGGAGTAGCATCCCCAACTTTCTCAACCTTAACAGCAGAAGTATATTCGCTGGAGTTAGGTTCATCAGAAATGTCAGCATGACCCTCATTTGACCCAGTTGGCTTGTCTCGTAAAAATCGCCTACTTGATTTCTTCAGCTGCAAATCAGTTACACATAAAACTTGAATTTCTGTTATAGGATTGCCAAAGGAATATAAAAGATAGACTGCCTGCACGACAATGAGTAATGACCTTTGGATTCTCTTTGACTTCAAAACGGCTGCGAAATACATCAAGAACAGATCCGTTTTGAGAAAGCAACTCTTTATCAGGTTCAGTAATCATCCTGAGAGTTTCATCGAGTGGAGGCACAGCTGCATCTGGGTGCCTTGATTTCAACTCGAGATGACGATAAAAGCgctgaaaaaa
Above is a window of Prunus persica cultivar Lovell chromosome G2, Prunus_persica_NCBIv2, whole genome shotgun sequence DNA encoding:
- the LOC18786205 gene encoding peptidyl-prolyl cis-trans isomerase FKBP43, which encodes MAFWGTEVKPGKPFTHIFDGLKGRLHISVATLGTGTATKKSILQCNVGNKSPVYLCSLFPEKAESLQINVEFEESEEVIFSVIGPRSVHLSGYYLGGHRHRNLDDNSESYGEDIADSETQRSINSEEDKYDDSFIDDDDPEVYPSSPVSDSGDSGSGYPEEVSNKKKPQNGKGGRRRLRKMYQLSESEMESEDEDRCPIASLKTKSASKSTTEEVEEKVEKRTVDTSSKKTEDGVFNATESIKDGDDVDVGGQSKRQFDLPVDPVSPSSEVGPENGGTPKRKRKERPKEEKSLEAGLLEKEDEAQKDEARADNRTQNLCVEDGQELKVSNNSEAKVPDNFSKPLTEVVPENGERPKKKRRKRVEEKTCEVVSTNPDNVVKEDKGQQDESKGDMCQDLPVRSEQNQKSAKDGSSGHYSDRFVDGQSDEKKVKKKKKSKTQAHGEAVNTDVPPLVAEGNADAKPSQIRTFPSGLSIEELEAGKPDGKIATSGKKISVHYVGKLKENGRVIDSTVGSAPSKFRLGQGKVIDGWDVGLDGMRVGEKRRLVIPPPMGFGSNGDGKGVPPNAWLVYDVELLKVR
- the LOC109947683 gene encoding uncharacterized protein LOC109947683; its protein translation is MAFTKVAVIFFFLMAMDLCHYSSIAEDSFENKNLITSSDNTLEDACNNENPHIEQVIQDPKTSMANDQNSSGWEDDKIEVNTKSTDPSTSNGASHLQDQVFSTSNGNAVGPEMIIILALVTVFGGLYFFAPYVLLVAVIFGFGFIVFVSMNSR